In a genomic window of Gigantopelta aegis isolate Gae_Host chromosome 9, Gae_host_genome, whole genome shotgun sequence:
- the LOC121381476 gene encoding uncharacterized protein LOC121381476 — protein sequence MVVTLGEDAPSYDMVKKWAAEFKRGRENLKDDPRPGRPITVTTQETIAKIHDIIVADRRADLNSFLRRFVTMDETWVHHFQPETKQQSKQWKHPGSPPPKKAKTVMVMASIFWDAEGVLLVDYLDKGHTITGAYYSDLLRQLREKIRIVGPGDSVTLV from the exons ATGGTGGTCACACTAGGGGAGGATGCCCCTTCATACGACATGGTGAAGAAGTGGGCTGCTGAATTCAAACGTGGCCGGGAGAATCTGAAAGACGACCCCCGTCCGGGAAGGCCAATCACCGTCACCACACAGGAGACCATTGCCAAGATTCATGACATCATCGTGGCAGACAGACGA GCAGATCTCAACAGCTTTCTTCGGCGATTTGTGACTATGGATGAAACCTGGGTCCATCACTTCCAACCAGAGACGAAGCAACAATCGAAGCAGTGGAAACACCCAGGTTCTCCGCCTCCCAAGAAAGCCAAGACTGTGATGGTGATGGCCTCCATTTTCTGGGATGCAGAAGGAGTACTGTTGGTGGACTACCTAGACAAGGGTCACACTATCACTGGGGCCTACTATTCTGATCTTCTGAGACAGCTACGAGAGAAAATCAGAATAGTAGGTCCCGGTGATAGTGTGACCCTTGTCTAG